The following is a genomic window from Sphingobacterium spiritivorum.
GCAGATAGACCGCTATAAGCATCAGATCGAAAATACCACTACATACAATGGAAACCTGTTTATTCTACAGGTACAAAGCAGACTTTAAAAAACTAAACTATACGAGATCATATGAAGGAGATTAACATTAAGAATGTATGTATTACATTTATTGTGGCGATCATTATCTGGTTTATACCTACACCCAAAGGTGTCACTCCGGAAGCATGGCATTTGTTTGCCATTTTCGCTGCCACTATTCTGGGAATTATTCTCAAAGCAGCTCCGATGGGTACCATGTGTATGATGGCCATTGGTTTTACGGCATTGACGCAAGTACTTGCACCCGGTAATGCCAGTGCATCTATTGTCAAATCACTCAGCGGCTTTGGAGACAAGGTAATCTGGTTGATCGGAATTTCATTTTTTATTGCCCGGGGGTTTATTAAGACAGGTCTTGGCAATCGTATTGCCTTTTTGTTTATCAAAGTATTCGGAAAGAGTTCTTTGGGATTGGCCTATGGGTTAGGTCTGGCAGATGTTTGTCTTGCTCCTGCGATCCCCAGCAATACCGCCAGAGGAGGAGGAATCATCTATCCGATTATGAAATCTATGGCGATTAGTTTTGGTTCAATGCCTGACGATCCCAAAACTCACCGCAAGCTTGGGGCCTTTCTCACCCTCAACAGCTATTATATGAATCTCATCGCTTCCTCTATGTTCCTGACAGGGACAGCGAGTAATCCGATGTGTCAGAAATTTGCTGCAAACCTGGGTATCGATATCACGTGGATGTCCTGGGCTATTGCCGGATTTGTGCCGGGAGCAGTTGCGTTTTTTATTGTCCCTTTGGTTCTGTACAAATTAT
Proteins encoded in this region:
- a CDS encoding anion permease — its product is MKEINIKNVCITFIVAIIIWFIPTPKGVTPEAWHLFAIFAATILGIILKAAPMGTMCMMAIGFTALTQVLAPGNASASIVKSLSGFGDKVIWLIGISFFIARGFIKTGLGNRIAFLFIKVFGKSSLGLAYGLGLADVCLAPAIPSNTARGGGIIYPIMKSMAISFGSMPDDPKTHRKLGAFLTLNSYYMNLIASSMFLTGTASNPMCQKFAANLGIDITWMSWAIAGFVPGAVAFFIVPLVLYKLFPPELKKTGDAPKMASEKLKEMGPVKKNEWLMLLAFFILLFLWIFGGSLSIDATTTAFIGLTLLLLTSVLTWEDVKSEKGAWDTIVWFAVLVMMASSLNELGFIGWFSDLIKVQIGGLNWLVAFPVIILVYFFSHYIFASATAHVAAMYAALLGVGVSLGIPPMLLAMMLGFMGSIYGVLTHYGHGPAPVFFGSGYVELKAWWLRGLEIGIVLLIIYMAVGGLWMKVIGYY